The following coding sequences are from one Venturia canescens isolate UGA chromosome 5, ASM1945775v1, whole genome shotgun sequence window:
- the Golgin97 gene encoding golgin subfamily A member 1 isoform X1, which translates to MCPSTKYKKGGREREIEREHGENCHFLRDFTTREKCKIFYSIMFASLKNKIREEIGSDVSTVVRNAGTVRGINSKNPFQLGSTSSIGGSQLSLDDSREENAASPTLPIPLKRENSFELKLSDGTQLSAKDLKRLENREDEWRKRLAKKEAELLKKCEKKDEEWKVRLAEKEKEWKKLMEKQEKEKAKLEEEWEKAEDANRSLELALKNAEEYKKKLYTFQEDAEQLEGFQTQEMAKIKHLLLAKEQEVEEKSHHLKTALSEVDSLKTEVSRLRRYEDELNSVQDEMETLRHATQRERAQLSGELAQTKEQVRHLMVKVFVLEQRVSLESNDQSSVDERIADLMRERTLLERKLEEAHLHLSDIKTSWSGKISSLETQVGRLSRQAGEEGLERRRVEEEKNELEKRIKKLEADIEVNNVVMATKDAKLLRMAEDIDEMATELKELRASVDDEVEEFKRQIELSSKEIKDLQMKLEESTSKVMEATNELAELQSSFDAEKRNNAALNLEVEQLRQSFEKEKENGAALRTSLDHEKSEKDSALLRNAQISQDFELAKQDNIRQHAESVELQNKIDNLTDMLRIRDIEIEKTSKNIEEAKARIDQLEIIERQHKSSQETETALRDNLLAMEEQLNDKSKTIKVLQQRLGDMKKTLQRELRVPSSSLDSDAEPTAAILNPSSSQTVTAKSTNSREDDVNFKYLKHVLIKFLTSREYEALHLTRAVATLLHFSPEEERLLQETLEWKMSWFGSRPNLGNGQTAKAIPPS; encoded by the exons ATGTGTCCGTCgacaaaatacaaaaaag gtggaagagaaagagagatagagcGAGAACACGGCGAGAACTGTCATTTCTTACGAGATTTTACTACGCGAGAAAAGTGTAAAATTTTCTATAGCATCATGTTTGCCAGTCTGAAGAACAAAATACGCGAGGAAATTGGAAGCGACGTGTCAACCGTAGTCCGAAATGCCGGCACTGTTCGTGGGATTAATTCCAAAAATCCATTTCAG TTAGGTTCAACGAGCAGTATTGGTGGATCGCAATTATCATTGGATGATTCGAGAGAGGAAAATGCAGCATCTCCAACATTACCGATACCCTTAAAGAGGGAAAATAGTTTTGAACTGAAATTGAGCGATGGGACACAATTATCAGCCAAAGATCTCAAGCGACTAGAAAATCGTGAAGATGAGTGGCGAAAACGTTTAGCAAAAAAAGAAGCGGAGCTTCTCAAGaagtgtgagaaaaaagatgaagaaTGGAAAGTACGTTTGGCcgagaaggaaaaagagtggaaaaagttgatggagaaacaagaaaaagagaaagccAAACTCGAAGAGGAATGGGAAAAGGCGGAAGATGCTAATCGCAGCCTAGAACTTGCATTGAAAAATGCCGAAG AGTACAAAAAGAAGCTTTACACCTTTCAAGAAGATGCTGAACAGCTGGAAGGATTTCAGACCCAAGAGATGGCGAAGATCAAACATCTC TTATTGGCAAAGGAGCAAGAAGTTGAAGAAAAGTCTCATCATTTGAAAACGGCGTTATCGGAAGTTGACAGCTTAAAAACAGAAGTGTCGCGTCTGAGACGTTACGAGGACGAATTAAATAGCGTTCAA GACGAGATGGAGACATTGCGTCACGCGACACAGCGAGAAAGAGCCCAATTGTCGGGTGAGCTAGCGCAAACGAAGGAGCAAGTGCGTCATTTAATGGTGAAGGTATTCGTGCTGGAGCAGAGAGTATCCCTCGAGTCGAACGACCAGTCGAGCGTGGACGAGAGAATAGCCGATTTGATGAGGGAGAGAACATTATTGGAGCGTAAATTGGAGGAGGCGCATCTTCATTTGTCAGACATAAAGACAAGTTGGTCaggaaaaatatcgagtttGGAGACGCAGGTTGGGAGGTTGAGTAGACAAGCCGGCGAAGAGGGTCTCGAGAGACGACGAGTTgaggaggagaaaaacgaattggagaaaagaattaaaaaattggaggccGATATTGAGGTGAACAATGTTGTTATGGCAACGAAAGACGCTAAACTTTTACGCATGGCCGAGGACATTGACGAGATGGCGACGGAACTTAAAGAGCTCCGTGCCAGCGTCGATGACGAGGTTGAAGAATTTAAACGACAAATT GAATTATCGTCGAAGGAAATCAAGGATCTGCAAATGAAGCTCGAAGAATCGACCTCCAAGGTGATGGAAGCTACCAACGAATTGGCGGAACTTCAATCGAGCTTCGATGCTGAGAAAAGGAATAACGCCGCATTGAATCTCGAGGTCGAACAACTGCGACAGAGCttcgaaaaggaaaaagaaaatggagCTGCACTTCGAACTTCTTTGGATCACGAGAAGTCCGAAAAAGATTCTGCACTTTTGAGAAATGCCCAAATTTCTCAGGACTTCGAATTAGCTAAACAAGATAATATTCGACAACACGCTGAAAGCGTCGAAttgcaaaacaaaattgaCAATCTCACAGACATGCTGCGCATACGCGATAtcgagattgaaaaaacttcgaaaaatatcgaagagGCCAAAGCGAGAATTGATCAATTGGAAATAATCGAACGTCAACATAAATCCAGCCAGGAAACCGAAACCGCGTTGAGAGATAATTTGCTCGCGATGGAAGAACAACTCAATGACAAAAGCAAA ACGATAAAGGTACTCCAACAAAGATTAGGTGACATGAAAAAGACGTTGCAACGTGAATTGCGTGTGCCATCATCGTCATTGGATAGTGATGCGGAGCCAACAGCAGCAATACTCAACCCAAGTTCATCGCAAACAGTTACTGCCAAGAGTACGAATTCTCGAGAAGACgatgtcaatttcaaatatctTAAACACGTGCTCATCAAGTTCCTAACCAGCAGAGAATACGAG GCTCTTCATTTGACACGCGCAGTAGCAACGTTGCTTCATTTTTCCCCGGAGGAGGAGAGACTCCTCCAAGAGACACTGGAGTGGAAAATGTCGTGGTTTGGCTCTCGACCAAATTTGGGAAATGGTCAAACAGCAAAGGCGATACCACCGAGCTGA
- the Golgin97 gene encoding golgin subfamily A member 1 isoform X2, with protein sequence MFASLKNKIREEIGSDVSTVVRNAGTVRGINSKNPFQLGSTSSIGGSQLSLDDSREENAASPTLPIPLKRENSFELKLSDGTQLSAKDLKRLENREDEWRKRLAKKEAELLKKCEKKDEEWKVRLAEKEKEWKKLMEKQEKEKAKLEEEWEKAEDANRSLELALKNAEEYKKKLYTFQEDAEQLEGFQTQEMAKIKHLLLAKEQEVEEKSHHLKTALSEVDSLKTEVSRLRRYEDELNSVQDEMETLRHATQRERAQLSGELAQTKEQVRHLMVKVFVLEQRVSLESNDQSSVDERIADLMRERTLLERKLEEAHLHLSDIKTSWSGKISSLETQVGRLSRQAGEEGLERRRVEEEKNELEKRIKKLEADIEVNNVVMATKDAKLLRMAEDIDEMATELKELRASVDDEVEEFKRQIELSSKEIKDLQMKLEESTSKVMEATNELAELQSSFDAEKRNNAALNLEVEQLRQSFEKEKENGAALRTSLDHEKSEKDSALLRNAQISQDFELAKQDNIRQHAESVELQNKIDNLTDMLRIRDIEIEKTSKNIEEAKARIDQLEIIERQHKSSQETETALRDNLLAMEEQLNDKSKTIKVLQQRLGDMKKTLQRELRVPSSSLDSDAEPTAAILNPSSSQTVTAKSTNSREDDVNFKYLKHVLIKFLTSREYEALHLTRAVATLLHFSPEEERLLQETLEWKMSWFGSRPNLGNGQTAKAIPPS encoded by the exons ATGTTTGCCAGTCTGAAGAACAAAATACGCGAGGAAATTGGAAGCGACGTGTCAACCGTAGTCCGAAATGCCGGCACTGTTCGTGGGATTAATTCCAAAAATCCATTTCAG TTAGGTTCAACGAGCAGTATTGGTGGATCGCAATTATCATTGGATGATTCGAGAGAGGAAAATGCAGCATCTCCAACATTACCGATACCCTTAAAGAGGGAAAATAGTTTTGAACTGAAATTGAGCGATGGGACACAATTATCAGCCAAAGATCTCAAGCGACTAGAAAATCGTGAAGATGAGTGGCGAAAACGTTTAGCAAAAAAAGAAGCGGAGCTTCTCAAGaagtgtgagaaaaaagatgaagaaTGGAAAGTACGTTTGGCcgagaaggaaaaagagtggaaaaagttgatggagaaacaagaaaaagagaaagccAAACTCGAAGAGGAATGGGAAAAGGCGGAAGATGCTAATCGCAGCCTAGAACTTGCATTGAAAAATGCCGAAG AGTACAAAAAGAAGCTTTACACCTTTCAAGAAGATGCTGAACAGCTGGAAGGATTTCAGACCCAAGAGATGGCGAAGATCAAACATCTC TTATTGGCAAAGGAGCAAGAAGTTGAAGAAAAGTCTCATCATTTGAAAACGGCGTTATCGGAAGTTGACAGCTTAAAAACAGAAGTGTCGCGTCTGAGACGTTACGAGGACGAATTAAATAGCGTTCAA GACGAGATGGAGACATTGCGTCACGCGACACAGCGAGAAAGAGCCCAATTGTCGGGTGAGCTAGCGCAAACGAAGGAGCAAGTGCGTCATTTAATGGTGAAGGTATTCGTGCTGGAGCAGAGAGTATCCCTCGAGTCGAACGACCAGTCGAGCGTGGACGAGAGAATAGCCGATTTGATGAGGGAGAGAACATTATTGGAGCGTAAATTGGAGGAGGCGCATCTTCATTTGTCAGACATAAAGACAAGTTGGTCaggaaaaatatcgagtttGGAGACGCAGGTTGGGAGGTTGAGTAGACAAGCCGGCGAAGAGGGTCTCGAGAGACGACGAGTTgaggaggagaaaaacgaattggagaaaagaattaaaaaattggaggccGATATTGAGGTGAACAATGTTGTTATGGCAACGAAAGACGCTAAACTTTTACGCATGGCCGAGGACATTGACGAGATGGCGACGGAACTTAAAGAGCTCCGTGCCAGCGTCGATGACGAGGTTGAAGAATTTAAACGACAAATT GAATTATCGTCGAAGGAAATCAAGGATCTGCAAATGAAGCTCGAAGAATCGACCTCCAAGGTGATGGAAGCTACCAACGAATTGGCGGAACTTCAATCGAGCTTCGATGCTGAGAAAAGGAATAACGCCGCATTGAATCTCGAGGTCGAACAACTGCGACAGAGCttcgaaaaggaaaaagaaaatggagCTGCACTTCGAACTTCTTTGGATCACGAGAAGTCCGAAAAAGATTCTGCACTTTTGAGAAATGCCCAAATTTCTCAGGACTTCGAATTAGCTAAACAAGATAATATTCGACAACACGCTGAAAGCGTCGAAttgcaaaacaaaattgaCAATCTCACAGACATGCTGCGCATACGCGATAtcgagattgaaaaaacttcgaaaaatatcgaagagGCCAAAGCGAGAATTGATCAATTGGAAATAATCGAACGTCAACATAAATCCAGCCAGGAAACCGAAACCGCGTTGAGAGATAATTTGCTCGCGATGGAAGAACAACTCAATGACAAAAGCAAA ACGATAAAGGTACTCCAACAAAGATTAGGTGACATGAAAAAGACGTTGCAACGTGAATTGCGTGTGCCATCATCGTCATTGGATAGTGATGCGGAGCCAACAGCAGCAATACTCAACCCAAGTTCATCGCAAACAGTTACTGCCAAGAGTACGAATTCTCGAGAAGACgatgtcaatttcaaatatctTAAACACGTGCTCATCAAGTTCCTAACCAGCAGAGAATACGAG GCTCTTCATTTGACACGCGCAGTAGCAACGTTGCTTCATTTTTCCCCGGAGGAGGAGAGACTCCTCCAAGAGACACTGGAGTGGAAAATGTCGTGGTTTGGCTCTCGACCAAATTTGGGAAATGGTCAAACAGCAAAGGCGATACCACCGAGCTGA
- the LOC122411249 gene encoding long-chain fatty acid transport protein 4-like: MDVRLVYLVLGIVVLMAVGVGSRIGSFMRIAQITVAALLVPIICRYHRSIYVILRTLPRDIRFLYRYLNADRETKRYVRNNTTVMKIFRERAKLYPNKPCFIFEGRIWTNADMDKYSNRIASVFQKAGYVKGDAVALMMPNKPEFIATWLGLGKLGVVTALINTNLRLQLLTHCLTIAKVKGIIYSTELSSAIDEIREPMQGIEWYKHGAGLTDYCQGSKNLDKLMSESDDEQPVVDQEPGYRDNLLYIYTSGTMGLPKAVLMPNSRYLLVTTATYHMLGLRADSDIMYNPIPLYHMAGGLVGTGCALVKGIPSALRTKFSVSAYWTDCIKYNCTLAQYIGEMCRYLLSAPPRPEDSTHPIRLMVGNGMRPQIWQEFVDRFRIEQVTEVYGSSEGNANIVNVDNQVGAVGFVPSILPKSLHPVAVIRVNPETCEPIRGPDGFCIRCEHNEPGMFIGLIKQGNASREFNGYLDREASRKKTIENVFVKGDKAFLSGDILVQDELGYFYFKDRTGDTFRWKGENVATAEVEGVVSNVAGHRESTVYGVQVPGMEGRAGMAAIVDPECLLDFKALAEGLDRALPSYARPIFLRIVKELEMTSTFKLKKINLQKEGFDPNKIQDKVYFRSGSKEYVEVTPELYEEIISGSANL, translated from the exons ATGGACGTCAGATTGGTCTACCTCGTACTTGGAATAGTCGTGCTCATGGCAGTCGGCGTCGGTAGCCGAATCGGTTCCTTCATGAGAATCGCTCAGATCACCGTAGCTGCACTCCTTGTACCTATAATATGTCGTTATCATCGGAGCATCTACGTCATACTGAGGACACTACCACGAGACATCAG GTTCCTTTATCGGTACCTAAACGCCGATCGGGAAACGAAACGCTACGTCAGGAACAACACGACcgttatgaaaatatttcgagagagagcgaaactCTATCCTAACAAACCATGCTTCATTTTCGAAGGCCGGATTTGGACGAACGCCGAT ATGGACAAATACAGCAATCGAATTGCGTCGGTGTTTCAAAAGGCTGGTTACGTTAAGGGCGATGCTGTTGCACTTATGATGCCGAACAAGCCCGAGTTCATAGCAACATGGCTCGGGCTTGGAAAACTCGGTGTCGTTACCGCATtaataaatacaaatttaCGATTGCAATTGCTTACTCACTGTCTTACGATCGCCAAGGTCAAGGGTATCATCTATTCGACGGAATTGTCCTCGG CCATTGACGAAATTCGTGAGCCAATGCAGGGCATCGAGTGGTACAAACATGGCGCGGGTCTCACCGACTACTGTCAGGGTTCCAAGAACCTTGACAAACTGATGTCCGAAAGCGACGATGAACAACCAGTTGTCGACCAAGAACCCGGTTACCGGGACAACTTGTTGTACATTTACACGAGTGGCACGATGGGGTTGCCAAAAGCAGTCTTGATGCCCAATTCTAG ATATTTATTAGTAACAACGGCTACTTATCACATGTTGGGGCTACGTGCGGATAGTGATATTATGTACAATCCAATACCACTTTATCACATGGCTGGTGGTTTAGTTGGAACTGGTTGTGCTCTAGTCAAGGGAATTCCAAGCGCTCTAAGAACGAAGTTCTCCGTCAGTGCATATTGGACAGATTGTATAAAGTATAATTGTACG CTGGCTCAGTACATCGGTGAAATGTGTCGTTATCTTTTATCGGCGCCACCACGTCCCGAAGATTCAACACATCCAATTAGGCTTATGGTAGGAAATGGAATGAGGCCACAGATATGGCAAGAGTTTGTTGATCGTTTCAGGATCGAACAAGTCACCGAAGTTTATGGCTCGAGCGAGGGAAATGCCAATATTG TTAACGTTGACAATCAAGTTGGTGCTGTGGGTTTCGTACCCTCTATTCTGCCGAAATCATTGCACCCCGTCGCCGTAATTCGAGTGAATCCCGAAACCTGCGAACCCATCAGAGGACCTGATGGATTTTGCATTCGTTGTGAACATA acgAACCGGGAATGTTTATAGGATTGATAAAACAAGGCAATGCCTCAAGGGAATTCAACGGTTATTTAGATAGAGAAGCATCcagaaaaaagacgattgaAAACGTTTTCGTCAAAGGAGACAAAGCTTTCCTTTCAG GAGACATATTGGTGCAGGATGAGCTCGGTTACTTCTACTTCAAAGACAGAACGGGGGACACATTTAGGTGGAAAGGTGAAAACGTCGCGACTGCTGAAGTCGAGGGAGTCGTCAGCAACGTAGCGGGTCATCGAGAATCCACGGTTTACGGGGTTCAG GTGCCCGGGATGGAGGGAAGGGCAGGAATGGCAGCGATCGTCGATCCTGAATGTCTGCTCGACTTCAAAGCACTCGCGGAAGGCTTGGACCGGGCTCTTCCGTCGTACGCGAGACCAATATTCCTCAGGATCGTCAAAGAACTCGAGATGACGAGCACGTTTAagctcaaaaaaataaatcttcaaAAGGAGGGTTTCGATCCAAATAAAATCCAAGACAAAGTGTACTTCAGGTCAGGTAGCAAGGAATACGTCGAAGTTACGCCGGAACTTTACGAGGAGATAATATCAGGTTCGGCCAACTTATAA
- the LOC122411251 gene encoding cuticle protein 19-like: MTKLPKLSSILLLVLIVSEGWATNKAHSYQHFHGPVSGHHQKITWLDKHGHHHDDYVAEPSYKFSYGVHDHHTKDMHEHKEHRQGKYVSGEYTIHEPGGNVRTVKYHSDEDGFHAHVHNSGPTGHHY, from the exons ATGACTAAG CTCCCAAAGCTTTCTTCGATCCTCCTCCTCGTCCTGATCGTCTCAGAAGGTTGGGCCACCAACAAAGCTCACTCTTATCAACATTTTCACGGGCCGGTGAGTGGGCACCACCAAAAAATAACGTGGCTCGACAAACACGGTCACCATCATGACGATTACGTTGCCGAGCCGAGTTACAAATTTTCTTACGGCGTCCACGATCACCATACGAAAGATATGCACGAGCACAAGGAACATCGTCAGG GAAAATACGTGAGCGGAGAGTACACGATTCACGAGCCTGGCGGAAACGTAAGAACCGTGAAGTACCACAGCGACGAGGATGGGTTTCATGCCCACGTACACAACAGTGGACCAACTGGGCACCATTATTGA
- the Golgin97 gene encoding golgin subfamily A member 1 isoform X3 encodes MCPSTKYKKGGREREIEREHGENCHFLRDFTTREKCKIFYSIMFASLKNKIREEIGSDVSTVVRNAGTVRGINSKNPFQLGSTSSIGGSQLSLDDSREENAASPTLPIPLKRENSFELKLSDGTQLSAKDLKRLENREDEWRKRLAKKEAELLKKCEKKDEEWKVRLAEKEKEWKKLMEKQEKEKAKLEEEWEKAEDANRSLELALKNAEEYKKKLYTFQEDAEQLEGFQTQEMAKIKHLLLAKEQEVEEKSHHLKTALSEVDSLKTEVSRLRRYEDELNSVQELSSKEIKDLQMKLEESTSKVMEATNELAELQSSFDAEKRNNAALNLEVEQLRQSFEKEKENGAALRTSLDHEKSEKDSALLRNAQISQDFELAKQDNIRQHAESVELQNKIDNLTDMLRIRDIEIEKTSKNIEEAKARIDQLEIIERQHKSSQETETALRDNLLAMEEQLNDKSKTIKVLQQRLGDMKKTLQRELRVPSSSLDSDAEPTAAILNPSSSQTVTAKSTNSREDDVNFKYLKHVLIKFLTSREYEALHLTRAVATLLHFSPEEERLLQETLEWKMSWFGSRPNLGNGQTAKAIPPS; translated from the exons ATGTGTCCGTCgacaaaatacaaaaaag gtggaagagaaagagagatagagcGAGAACACGGCGAGAACTGTCATTTCTTACGAGATTTTACTACGCGAGAAAAGTGTAAAATTTTCTATAGCATCATGTTTGCCAGTCTGAAGAACAAAATACGCGAGGAAATTGGAAGCGACGTGTCAACCGTAGTCCGAAATGCCGGCACTGTTCGTGGGATTAATTCCAAAAATCCATTTCAG TTAGGTTCAACGAGCAGTATTGGTGGATCGCAATTATCATTGGATGATTCGAGAGAGGAAAATGCAGCATCTCCAACATTACCGATACCCTTAAAGAGGGAAAATAGTTTTGAACTGAAATTGAGCGATGGGACACAATTATCAGCCAAAGATCTCAAGCGACTAGAAAATCGTGAAGATGAGTGGCGAAAACGTTTAGCAAAAAAAGAAGCGGAGCTTCTCAAGaagtgtgagaaaaaagatgaagaaTGGAAAGTACGTTTGGCcgagaaggaaaaagagtggaaaaagttgatggagaaacaagaaaaagagaaagccAAACTCGAAGAGGAATGGGAAAAGGCGGAAGATGCTAATCGCAGCCTAGAACTTGCATTGAAAAATGCCGAAG AGTACAAAAAGAAGCTTTACACCTTTCAAGAAGATGCTGAACAGCTGGAAGGATTTCAGACCCAAGAGATGGCGAAGATCAAACATCTC TTATTGGCAAAGGAGCAAGAAGTTGAAGAAAAGTCTCATCATTTGAAAACGGCGTTATCGGAAGTTGACAGCTTAAAAACAGAAGTGTCGCGTCTGAGACGTTACGAGGACGAATTAAATAGCGTTCAA GAATTATCGTCGAAGGAAATCAAGGATCTGCAAATGAAGCTCGAAGAATCGACCTCCAAGGTGATGGAAGCTACCAACGAATTGGCGGAACTTCAATCGAGCTTCGATGCTGAGAAAAGGAATAACGCCGCATTGAATCTCGAGGTCGAACAACTGCGACAGAGCttcgaaaaggaaaaagaaaatggagCTGCACTTCGAACTTCTTTGGATCACGAGAAGTCCGAAAAAGATTCTGCACTTTTGAGAAATGCCCAAATTTCTCAGGACTTCGAATTAGCTAAACAAGATAATATTCGACAACACGCTGAAAGCGTCGAAttgcaaaacaaaattgaCAATCTCACAGACATGCTGCGCATACGCGATAtcgagattgaaaaaacttcgaaaaatatcgaagagGCCAAAGCGAGAATTGATCAATTGGAAATAATCGAACGTCAACATAAATCCAGCCAGGAAACCGAAACCGCGTTGAGAGATAATTTGCTCGCGATGGAAGAACAACTCAATGACAAAAGCAAA ACGATAAAGGTACTCCAACAAAGATTAGGTGACATGAAAAAGACGTTGCAACGTGAATTGCGTGTGCCATCATCGTCATTGGATAGTGATGCGGAGCCAACAGCAGCAATACTCAACCCAAGTTCATCGCAAACAGTTACTGCCAAGAGTACGAATTCTCGAGAAGACgatgtcaatttcaaatatctTAAACACGTGCTCATCAAGTTCCTAACCAGCAGAGAATACGAG GCTCTTCATTTGACACGCGCAGTAGCAACGTTGCTTCATTTTTCCCCGGAGGAGGAGAGACTCCTCCAAGAGACACTGGAGTGGAAAATGTCGTGGTTTGGCTCTCGACCAAATTTGGGAAATGGTCAAACAGCAAAGGCGATACCACCGAGCTGA